A region of Streptomyces halobius DNA encodes the following proteins:
- a CDS encoding metal-dependent transcriptional regulator: MSGLIDTTEMYLRTILELEEEGVVPMRARIAERLEQSGPTVSQTVARMERDGLLTVAGDRHLELTEEGRRLATRVMRKHRLAECLLVDVIGLEWEQVHAEACRWEHVMSEAVERRVVELLRHPTESPYGNPIPGLEELGESSEADPFLDTGMVSLMDLDAGSDGKTAVVRRIGEPIQADAQLMYTLRRAGVQPGAVVSVTESPAGVLVGSSGEAAELDAEIASHVFVAKR, from the coding sequence ATGTCCGGACTGATCGACACCACGGAGATGTATCTCCGCACCATCCTCGAACTGGAAGAGGAAGGTGTGGTGCCCATGCGCGCCCGCATCGCGGAGCGGCTCGAACAGAGCGGCCCGACGGTCAGCCAGACCGTCGCGCGCATGGAGCGAGACGGCTTGCTGACGGTCGCGGGCGACCGGCATCTGGAGCTGACGGAAGAGGGCCGCCGGCTGGCGACACGCGTGATGCGCAAGCATCGCCTCGCCGAGTGTCTGCTCGTCGACGTCATCGGCCTGGAGTGGGAGCAGGTGCACGCCGAGGCGTGCCGCTGGGAGCATGTGATGAGCGAGGCGGTCGAGCGCCGCGTCGTGGAGCTGCTGCGGCATCCGACGGAGTCGCCGTACGGCAACCCCATCCCGGGGCTGGAGGAGCTCGGCGAGTCGTCCGAGGCCGACCCGTTCCTGGACACCGGCATGGTGAGCCTGATGGATCTGGACGCCGGGTCCGACGGCAAGACGGCCGTGGTGCGCCGGATCGGCGAGCCGATCCAGGCGGACGCCCAGCTGATGTACACGCTGCGGCGGGCCGGGGTGCAGCCTGGCGCGGTGGTGAGCGTGACGGAGTCGCCGGCCGGGGTGCTGGTCGGCAGCAGTGGCGAGGCCGCCGAGCTGGACGCGGAGATCGCTTCGCACGTATTCGTGGCCAAGCGCTAG
- a CDS encoding SIS domain-containing protein, producing MVDSDGSDGGHPSDRLAGRYFDAAIDLLRQVRDQEGGRITEAGRLIADTVAVGGRVFSFGAGHSSLPAQDTVYRAGGLAIMNLLSVPGVVGVDVRPATLGSALERVDGLAGAVLDTSPLEPGDALLIISLSGRNALPVEMAMNARALGIKVIGLTSVAYADATKSRHATGTYLKDHCDLVLDSRIPVGDAELTSPGIDAPFAPASTVVTSAIMQAVVATAAGALAERGIDPPLLRSGNVDGGHDWNARVMSAYADRIFYRE from the coding sequence ATGGTTGACAGCGACGGCAGCGACGGCGGCCACCCGAGCGACCGCCTGGCCGGGCGGTACTTCGACGCCGCGATCGATCTGCTGCGGCAGGTGCGCGACCAGGAGGGCGGCCGGATCACCGAGGCGGGGCGCCTGATCGCGGACACCGTCGCGGTGGGCGGCCGGGTCTTCTCCTTCGGCGCCGGTCACTCCTCGCTCCCCGCGCAGGACACCGTCTACCGTGCGGGCGGTCTGGCGATCATGAATCTGCTGTCCGTCCCCGGGGTCGTCGGCGTGGACGTACGGCCCGCGACCCTCGGCAGCGCGCTGGAGCGGGTCGACGGGCTGGCCGGGGCCGTACTGGACACCAGCCCGCTGGAGCCGGGCGATGCACTGTTGATCATTTCGCTCTCCGGACGCAACGCACTGCCCGTCGAGATGGCCATGAACGCACGGGCCCTCGGCATCAAGGTCATCGGCCTGACGTCGGTGGCGTACGCCGACGCGACCAAATCCCGGCACGCCACGGGGACGTACCTCAAGGACCACTGCGACCTCGTCCTGGACAGCCGGATCCCGGTCGGTGACGCGGAGCTGACGTCGCCCGGCATCGACGCACCGTTCGCCCCCGCCTCCACGGTCGTCACCAGCGCGATCATGCAGGCCGTGGTGGCGACGGCCGCGGGCGCGCTGGCCGAGCGGGGCATCGACCCGCCCCTGCTGCGCTCCGGGAACGTCGACGGCGGGCACGACTGGAACGCCCGGGTGATGAGCGCGTACGCGGACCGGATCTTCTACCGGGAGTAG
- a CDS encoding PAS domain-containing protein codes for MDGMDAALVAFGADGAVTHWNHEAERVLGWTAEEAVGRRGLAGWAAREADADAIEAALTAAMRSPGRQVHEFALLTKDGRRVLVRTQSSAVRGPGGRVTGVYCAFGEAQAQIDLERSIALSEALFEDASWGVVLVDADLRPALVNAHAARTLGVGRTALLGRPLGDVLAQGGEEVEAALQHVLGEGTPPAVAEMWVAPRSEGGEPPRRCWRSGFVRLASPLAEEPVPLGVAWLFQDVTDAKRAEQENSLLRFRSHQLHRAGRAAAECQDPAEAAAVHLDFALAGFADHGLVDLVPTPAAPDGEAAWDADGGVDTRVPRLVRALASPAGSPGPSEAAPATGLPVAYAPGHPAAQAYERRGSVRTSAGPAVAEGWAAARKWPDGTVHGLCVVLRSRGRTLGVATFLRAPSRRPFDRVDAAYAEEVAGRIAAALDLAGPGAA; via the coding sequence CTGGACGGTATGGACGCCGCCCTGGTCGCCTTCGGGGCGGACGGTGCGGTCACCCACTGGAACCACGAGGCCGAACGAGTCCTCGGCTGGACGGCCGAAGAAGCGGTCGGCCGCAGGGGCCTGGCCGGCTGGGCGGCCCGCGAGGCGGACGCCGACGCGATCGAGGCGGCGCTGACCGCCGCGATGCGCTCCCCGGGCCGCCAGGTGCACGAGTTCGCGCTGCTGACCAAGGACGGCCGCCGCGTCCTCGTCCGTACCCAGTCCTCCGCGGTGCGCGGCCCCGGCGGTCGGGTCACCGGTGTGTACTGCGCCTTCGGCGAGGCCCAGGCGCAGATCGATCTGGAGCGGTCCATCGCGCTGAGCGAGGCGCTCTTCGAGGACGCGTCGTGGGGCGTGGTGCTGGTCGACGCCGACCTGCGGCCCGCGCTCGTCAACGCGCACGCCGCCCGCACCCTCGGCGTCGGACGCACCGCCCTGCTCGGCCGCCCGCTGGGCGACGTCCTGGCGCAGGGCGGGGAGGAAGTGGAGGCCGCCCTGCAGCATGTCCTCGGCGAGGGCACGCCGCCGGCCGTCGCCGAGATGTGGGTGGCGCCGCGGTCCGAGGGGGGCGAACCGCCCCGCCGGTGCTGGCGCAGCGGCTTCGTCCGGCTGGCCTCCCCGCTGGCGGAGGAGCCGGTGCCGCTGGGCGTCGCCTGGCTGTTCCAGGACGTGACGGACGCCAAGCGGGCCGAGCAGGAGAACTCCCTGCTGCGCTTCCGTTCCCATCAGCTGCACCGGGCGGGACGTGCCGCCGCGGAGTGCCAGGACCCGGCCGAGGCCGCGGCCGTCCACCTCGATTTCGCCCTGGCCGGGTTCGCCGACCACGGTCTGGTCGACCTCGTCCCGACGCCCGCGGCGCCGGACGGCGAGGCGGCCTGGGACGCGGACGGCGGGGTGGACACGCGGGTGCCGCGACTGGTGCGGGCGCTGGCCTCGCCCGCCGGTTCGCCCGGCCCGTCCGAGGCGGCTCCGGCGACCGGCCTCCCGGTGGCGTACGCACCGGGGCATCCGGCGGCGCAGGCGTACGAGCGCCGGGGGTCGGTGCGGACGAGCGCGGGGCCCGCGGTGGCCGAGGGCTGGGCGGCCGCCCGTAAGTGGCCGGACGGCACCGTGCACGGGCTGTGCGTGGTGCTGCGCAGCCGCGGTCGGACGCTCGGTGTCGCGACGTTTCTGCGGGCGCCCTCGCGCCGTCCCTTCGACCGCGTGGACGCGGCATACGCGGAGGAGGTCGCGGGCCGGATCGCGGCCGCGCTGGATCTCGCCGGGCCGGGGGCGGCCTGA